The following proteins are encoded in a genomic region of Streptococcus equi subsp. equi:
- the fhuD gene encoding ferrichrome-binding protein precursor: MKKLLLILTVFVTAFTLVACSSQSKQQESTSKASLSHKPKIAGVTYYGDIPVKPKRVVSLAATYTGYLAKLDLHLVGVTSYDKKNPVLTKSITQAKQVAATDLEAITALEPDLIVVGSTEENIDQLAKIAPLISIEYRKRDYLQVFSDFGRIFNKEKETDQWLADWKQKTSDYEKEIKQVTGSAATFTIMGLYEKEIYLFGKDWGRGGEIIHQALHYDAPEKVKKEVFKQGYLSLSQEVLPDYIGDYVIVAAEDDQTGSALYESDLWQQIPAVTNNHVIKVNANVFYFTDPLSLEHQLEVLKKAILSTGASQ, encoded by the coding sequence ATGAAAAAACTACTGCTTATTTTAACTGTTTTTGTGACAGCTTTTACATTAGTCGCCTGCTCAAGTCAAAGCAAGCAACAAGAAAGCACCAGCAAAGCAAGCCTATCCCACAAGCCAAAAATTGCTGGAGTGACCTATTATGGTGACATTCCTGTCAAGCCAAAGCGCGTGGTTAGCTTAGCAGCTACATATACTGGTTACTTGGCAAAATTAGACCTTCATCTGGTCGGTGTCACCTCCTACGACAAAAAGAACCCTGTTTTAACAAAAAGCATTACTCAAGCCAAGCAGGTGGCAGCTACTGACCTAGAGGCTATTACAGCACTAGAGCCTGATCTCATTGTTGTTGGCTCAACAGAAGAAAACATTGACCAGCTAGCAAAAATCGCACCACTAATCTCCATTGAATACCGCAAGCGTGATTATTTGCAGGTGTTTTCTGATTTTGGCCGTATTTTTAACAAGGAAAAGGAAACTGACCAATGGTTGGCCGACTGGAAACAAAAAACAAGTGACTATGAAAAAGAAATAAAACAAGTCACCGGATCAGCTGCTACCTTTACAATCATGGGGCTCTATGAAAAGGAAATTTACCTTTTTGGTAAGGACTGGGGAAGAGGTGGTGAAATTATTCATCAGGCCTTACATTATGATGCTCCCGAAAAGGTGAAAAAAGAGGTGTTTAAGCAGGGCTATCTGTCCTTATCACAGGAGGTTCTACCAGATTATATTGGTGATTATGTGATTGTTGCTGCTGAGGATGACCAAACCGGCTCAGCCTTATATGAGAGCGACCTTTGGCAGCAGATCCCTGCTGTGACCAACAATCATGTCATCAAGGTCAACGCTAATGTCTTTTACTTCACAGACCCACTGTCACTGGAGCACCAGCTTGAGGTTCTAAAAAAGGCTATCCTCTCAACTGGTGCAAGTCAATAA
- the fhuB gene encoding ferrichrome ABC transporter permease, with amino-acid sequence MTAQHHTKPKLAKAAPPWLILTFISLTLVLAIYCSLRFGAVSLSHQELYHILLGKQDQGQKASIILDIRLPRLILAALVGAALAVSGAIMQGITRNPIAEPGLLGINSGAGLALVIGYAFSPHLHYSTIILLSLLGSLLATLLILSLAYQAGKGYTQMRLILAGAMISMLLSAIGQGITTYCHLANAIIGWQAGGLIGVNWQMVSYVAPLIICGLALSYLLAYHLTILSLSQEQAKALGQRTFLISLIFIGLVLLLSSAAVAVAGSISFVGLIIPHAITLVTAKDYRWILPLATLLGASFMLWVDFACRNINPPYETPLSALISFIGLPCFLWLVRKGGRF; translated from the coding sequence ATGACAGCTCAACATCATACTAAGCCTAAACTAGCTAAAGCAGCTCCTCCTTGGCTGATCTTAACCTTTATCAGCTTAACTCTAGTGCTTGCCATTTACTGCAGTCTGAGGTTTGGGGCTGTGTCACTATCACATCAGGAGCTCTATCATATTCTACTTGGAAAGCAGGACCAGGGTCAAAAGGCCAGCATTATTTTGGACATTCGCCTGCCCCGCTTGATTTTAGCAGCTCTAGTTGGTGCTGCACTTGCTGTTTCAGGAGCTATCATGCAAGGCATTACCAGAAATCCCATTGCCGAGCCTGGCTTACTGGGAATCAACTCTGGAGCTGGGCTGGCATTAGTCATCGGCTATGCTTTTTCCCCTCATCTTCATTATTCGACAATTATATTACTTTCCTTGCTAGGGTCACTCTTAGCGACCCTATTAATTCTCAGCCTAGCCTATCAAGCTGGTAAGGGCTACACTCAAATGAGGCTTATTTTAGCAGGAGCGATGATATCTATGCTACTGTCAGCTATCGGACAAGGAATAACAACTTATTGTCACCTAGCCAATGCCATTATTGGCTGGCAGGCGGGAGGATTGATCGGGGTCAATTGGCAGATGGTTAGCTATGTTGCGCCACTCATCATCTGTGGCTTAGCCCTATCTTATCTGCTAGCCTATCATTTGACCATTTTAAGCTTAAGTCAAGAGCAGGCCAAGGCCCTAGGGCAACGCACCTTCTTGATTAGCCTTATCTTTATTGGACTTGTGCTGCTTCTGTCTTCTGCTGCTGTAGCAGTAGCCGGCAGCATTTCCTTTGTCGGCTTGATTATCCCTCATGCCATCACATTAGTCACTGCTAAGGATTACCGCTGGATCCTGCCGCTAGCTACTCTTCTTGGAGCCAGCTTTATGCTTTGGGTAGACTTTGCCTGTCGGAATATCAATCCCCCCTATGAAACACCGCTATCTGCTTTGATCAGCTTTATTGGGCTGCCCTGCTTTTTATGGCTAGTTAGAAAAGGAGGTCGCTTTTGA
- the feuC gene encoding ferrichrome ABC transporter permease yields MTATKRHVPLFLGLISGLVCLMIISLSIGESSMSPLEVVRVLFGKSTADMALIITNIRLPRILAACIGGGSLALSGLMLQSLTRNHLADSGILGINAGAGMAITLVISYSTSNSLTSRQGLPLMTISGAMATIVLVYLLSLRHGHIDPIRLIVTGVGLSTMLSSLMIAFVGNVNRYKVDYVIHWLSGQLTGDDWSKLSIVAPLLGITWLLAFSQAYKLNIMALNDEASMALGFKLHQYRTIVLALSAILSALSVILVGNITFIGLIAGHTSKRLVGADHRLSLPVSLFIGMILLLLADTIGRVYLVGSNIPTGILVSIIGASYFLYLMVKMT; encoded by the coding sequence TTGACAGCTACTAAAAGACACGTCCCATTATTTCTAGGACTAATCTCTGGACTGGTCTGTTTGATGATTATTTCCTTGTCTATTGGGGAATCTAGCATGTCACCATTGGAGGTCGTCAGGGTGCTTTTTGGTAAATCCACTGCTGATATGGCCTTGATCATCACCAACATTAGACTCCCAAGAATTTTAGCTGCCTGTATCGGTGGCGGCTCACTGGCCCTTTCTGGCTTAATGCTGCAAAGCTTAACGCGAAATCATCTGGCAGATTCTGGCATACTAGGCATTAATGCTGGTGCTGGTATGGCTATTACCCTTGTCATATCCTACAGCACTAGTAACAGTCTGACCAGCAGGCAAGGGCTGCCGCTTATGACCATATCCGGGGCAATGGCAACCATTGTCTTGGTCTACCTGCTCTCACTTCGTCATGGCCATATTGATCCTATTCGGCTGATTGTCACTGGCGTAGGGCTATCAACCATGCTATCTAGCCTGATGATTGCCTTTGTCGGCAATGTGAACCGTTATAAGGTGGATTATGTGATTCATTGGCTAAGCGGGCAGCTAACAGGCGATGATTGGTCCAAGCTAAGCATTGTTGCTCCCTTATTGGGGATCACTTGGCTGCTAGCCTTTAGTCAAGCCTATAAGCTCAACATCATGGCATTAAATGATGAAGCAAGCATGGCTCTAGGCTTCAAGCTCCATCAGTACCGTACCATTGTTCTTGCACTATCTGCGATTCTCTCAGCCCTAAGTGTTATTTTGGTCGGAAACATCACCTTTATTGGTCTGATAGCAGGCCATACCAGCAAACGACTAGTGGGAGCTGATCACCGATTAAGCCTGCCTGTCAGCCTTTTCATCGGCATGATTCTGCTTCTCTTGGCTGACACTATCGGACGAGTCTATCTCGTCGGCAGCAATATACCAACCGGTATTCTTGTCTCAATTATTGGTGCATCCTATTTTCTCTATCTGATGGTCAAAATGACATAA
- a CDS encoding hypothetical cytosolic protein — translation MITIFNPDKLTRQPFFQDLIHYLNQHDDVTLRHIKQAFSHVKGIDKALEAYIQAGYICRKNRRYYLCLPLLDDLQQVTLEDLIFVDRASDLYEALMALVFETVLSNQTNQVLIKEKTTIDRDKLTLANYFYRLRRGEALSDEQLRLYALLGDVNQDYALKYMTSFLLKFARKEIVMQKRTDIFVNALELLGYIEKVEATKYCLKLAFDKEQLIFYAD, via the coding sequence ATGATTACCATTTTTAACCCTGATAAATTAACGCGTCAGCCTTTTTTTCAAGACCTTATTCATTACCTCAATCAGCATGATGACGTAACCCTGCGTCACATTAAGCAGGCCTTTTCTCATGTTAAGGGGATTGATAAGGCGCTTGAAGCTTACATTCAGGCTGGCTATATCTGTCGAAAAAACAGACGCTACTATCTGTGTCTGCCCTTGCTAGATGACCTGCAGCAGGTGACATTAGAAGATCTAATCTTTGTGGATAGGGCATCAGATCTATATGAAGCTTTGATGGCCTTGGTGTTTGAGACAGTGCTGTCTAATCAGACCAATCAGGTTTTGATCAAGGAAAAAACAACCATTGACCGAGATAAGCTGACGCTTGCCAATTATTTTTACCGCTTAAGAAGAGGGGAAGCCCTATCTGATGAGCAATTAAGGCTCTATGCCCTATTAGGTGATGTGAATCAGGACTATGCCTTGAAGTACATGACCAGCTTTCTTCTAAAATTTGCTAGAAAAGAGATTGTTATGCAAAAGCGGACAGATATTTTTGTGAATGCCTTGGAGCTTCTAGGCTATATTGAAAAAGTAGAGGCCACTAAATACTGCCTGAAGCTGGCTTTTGATAAGGAGCAGCTGATTTTCTACGCTGATTAA
- the ppaC gene encoding putative manganese-dependent inorganic pyrophosphatase encodes MSKLLVFGHQNPDTDAIASSYAFDYLAKKAFDLDTEVVALGDPNEETAFALDYFGVSAPRVVTSAKAEGASHVILTDHNEFPQSISDIREVEVYGIVDHHRVANFETANPLYMRVEPVGSASSIVYRLFKENRVDVPKDIAGMLLSGLISDTLLLKSPTTHASDHRVAAELAELAGVKLEEYGMAMLKAGTNLASKSEAELIDIDAKTFELNGNAVRVAQVNTVDIAEVLERKEAIEAAIREVMASEGYSDFVLMITDIVNSNSEILALGANMDKVEAAFSFKLEDNHAFLAGAVSRKKQVVPQLTESFGA; translated from the coding sequence ATGTCAAAACTATTAGTTTTTGGTCATCAAAATCCAGATACTGATGCCATCGCATCATCGTATGCTTTTGACTACTTAGCAAAAAAAGCCTTTGATTTGGATACGGAGGTAGTCGCTCTGGGTGACCCAAATGAAGAAACAGCCTTTGCCCTTGACTATTTTGGGGTATCAGCACCAAGAGTGGTGACATCAGCAAAAGCAGAGGGTGCTAGTCATGTTATTCTAACAGACCATAACGAATTTCCACAGTCTATTTCGGATATTCGTGAGGTTGAGGTGTATGGTATTGTTGACCACCATCGGGTGGCTAATTTTGAGACAGCAAATCCGCTTTATATGCGTGTCGAACCTGTTGGCTCTGCCTCATCTATTGTTTACCGCCTGTTCAAGGAAAATAGGGTTGATGTGCCAAAGGACATTGCAGGCATGCTTTTGTCTGGCTTGATTTCTGATACCTTGCTGTTAAAATCACCAACAACGCATGCTTCAGATCATCGTGTTGCTGCGGAATTAGCAGAGTTAGCAGGAGTTAAGCTAGAGGAATACGGTATGGCTATGCTAAAGGCCGGAACAAACCTTGCAAGTAAATCAGAAGCAGAATTGATTGATATTGATGCTAAGACCTTTGAATTAAATGGCAACGCAGTTCGTGTAGCCCAGGTCAATACCGTTGACATTGCAGAGGTGTTAGAGCGCAAGGAGGCTATTGAGGCCGCTATTAGAGAGGTGATGGCAAGTGAGGGCTATTCTGATTTTGTCTTGATGATTACAGATATTGTTAATTCAAATTCAGAGATTTTGGCGCTTGGTGCGAATATGGATAAGGTTGAGGCAGCCTTTAGCTTTAAGCTTGAGGATAATCATGCTTTCCTAGCAGGTGCTGTATCTCGTAAAAAGCAGGTTGTCCCTCAATTAACTGAAAGCTTTGGAGCATAG
- the pflC gene encoding pyruvate formate-lyase activating enzyme, giving the protein MVEVDYGQVTGMVHSTESFGSVDGPGIRFIIFLQGCKMRCQYCHNPDTWAMETNQSQRRTVNDVLKEALQYRHFWGKKGGITVSGGEAMLQMDFITALFTEAKKLGIHTTLDTCGFAYRPTPEYHELLETLLAVTDLILLDLKEIDEEQHKLVTRQPNKNILQFARYLSDRQVPVWIRHVLVPGLTDIDDHLVRLDAFVKTLRNVDKFEVLPYHTMGEFKWRELGIPYQLEGVKPPTKERVENAKKLLHTESYTEYMNRIHQS; this is encoded by the coding sequence ATGGTTGAAGTAGATTATGGGCAAGTAACTGGAATGGTGCATTCTACAGAAAGCTTTGGTTCTGTTGATGGTCCGGGGATACGTTTTATCATTTTTTTGCAGGGCTGCAAGATGCGTTGCCAGTATTGCCATAATCCGGACACCTGGGCTATGGAAACCAATCAATCTCAACGCCGAACCGTTAATGATGTCCTAAAGGAGGCTCTGCAATATAGGCACTTTTGGGGGAAAAAGGGTGGAATCACTGTGTCAGGTGGTGAGGCTATGCTGCAAATGGACTTTATCACTGCGCTCTTTACTGAGGCCAAAAAGCTAGGTATCCATACAACGCTAGATACCTGTGGCTTTGCCTATCGTCCAACCCCTGAATACCATGAGCTGTTAGAAACATTATTAGCAGTTACTGATTTGATTTTGCTGGACTTAAAGGAGATTGACGAGGAGCAGCATAAGCTTGTCACCCGTCAGCCCAATAAAAATATCCTGCAGTTTGCTCGCTACCTCTCTGATAGGCAGGTGCCCGTCTGGATTCGCCATGTCTTGGTGCCTGGCTTGACAGACATTGATGATCACTTGGTACGCTTAGATGCGTTTGTCAAGACCTTGAGAAATGTCGACAAGTTTGAGGTACTCCCTTATCATACGATGGGAGAGTTCAAATGGCGCGAGTTAGGGATTCCATACCAGCTTGAGGGCGTTAAGCCACCAACCAAGGAGCGGGTGGAGAATGCCAAAAAGCTGCTGCATACAGAATCCTATACTGAATACATGAACCGTATTCATCAATCATAG
- a CDS encoding transport protein has product MEDPVSQPLLIQFLLLVILTLLNAFFSASEMALVSLNRSRVEQKAADGDKRYDRLLRVLEQPNNFLSTIQVGITFISLLSGASLSASLGQVISGWLGGSATAQTAGSIISLVFLTYVSIVLGELYPKRIAMNLKDKLAVISAPVIIILGKLVSPFVWLLSASTNLLSRITPMTFDDADERMTRDEIEYMLTNSEATLDAEEIEMLQGIFSLDEMMAREVMVPRTDAFMIDINDDTLDNIKEILKQSFSRIPVYDVDKDKVIGLIHTKRLLESGFRQGFENISMRKLLQEPLFVPETIFVDDLLRQLRNTQNQMAILLDEYGGVAGLVTLEDLLEEIVGEIDDETDKAEQFVHHIDDNTYIVTGTMTLNDFNEYFDTELESDDVDTIAGFYLTGIGTIPSQKEKESFACDSKQKHLVLVNDKVKDGRITKLKLTISNIEQNITED; this is encoded by the coding sequence ATGGAAGACCCTGTGAGTCAGCCTTTATTGATTCAGTTTTTATTGTTAGTCATTCTAACCTTGTTAAATGCCTTTTTCTCAGCCAGTGAGATGGCTCTGGTATCCTTAAATCGCTCTCGTGTGGAGCAAAAGGCTGCCGATGGGGATAAGAGGTATGATCGCTTGCTGCGTGTTTTAGAGCAGCCCAATAACTTTTTATCGACCATTCAGGTTGGTATTACCTTTATTAGCCTCTTGTCAGGGGCGAGCCTGTCAGCCTCTTTAGGGCAGGTTATTTCTGGCTGGTTAGGTGGTTCTGCGACCGCTCAAACAGCTGGTAGCATTATTTCTTTGGTGTTCTTGACCTATGTCTCGATTGTTTTGGGAGAGTTATACCCCAAGCGGATAGCTATGAATCTAAAAGACAAGCTTGCTGTGATTTCTGCCCCAGTGATCATTATCTTGGGGAAATTGGTTAGTCCCTTTGTTTGGCTCTTATCGGCGTCGACAAATTTACTGAGCCGGATTACCCCAATGACCTTTGATGACGCAGATGAGCGCATGACGCGTGATGAGATTGAGTACATGCTGACTAACAGCGAGGCAACGCTTGATGCCGAAGAGATTGAAATGCTGCAGGGGATTTTCTCGCTTGATGAGATGATGGCGCGTGAGGTGATGGTTCCAAGGACAGATGCCTTCATGATTGACATTAACGATGATACGCTAGACAATATCAAGGAAATCCTAAAGCAGAGCTTCTCTCGTATTCCAGTTTATGATGTTGACAAGGACAAGGTGATCGGCTTAATTCATACCAAAAGGCTTTTAGAATCAGGCTTTCGTCAGGGCTTTGAAAACATCAGCATGAGAAAGCTTCTGCAGGAGCCGCTCTTTGTACCAGAAACGATTTTTGTAGATGATTTGTTGAGGCAATTGCGAAATACTCAAAACCAGATGGCTATCCTACTTGATGAGTACGGAGGGGTTGCAGGTTTGGTGACGCTTGAGGATTTGCTTGAGGAAATCGTTGGTGAGATTGATGATGAGACAGACAAGGCTGAGCAATTTGTTCATCACATTGATGACAACACCTATATTGTCACAGGGACAATGACGCTCAACGACTTTAACGAGTATTTTGACACAGAATTAGAAAGTGATGATGTCGATACCATCGCGGGCTTTTATTTGACAGGGATTGGTACCATTCCAAGTCAAAAGGAGAAAGAGAGCTTTGCCTGTGATAGCAAGCAAAAGCATCTGGTTTTGGTCAATGACAAAGTAAAGGACGGTCGTATCACCAAATTGAAACTTACTATTTCTAATATAGAACAGAATATTACTGAAGACTAG
- a CDS encoding rRNA methylase: MIKRPIHVSHEFLKEVLDKQSIAVDATMGNGYDTAFLASLSQRVYAFDVQQQALTKTQERLEQQGLTNAELILAGHEQVDQYVKEPIRAAIFNLGYLPNADKSLITRPETTILALAKILDRLELSGRIAIMVYYGHDGGSREKEELLDYIGQLNQRQVTAMLYQPINQMNQPPFLIMLEKIAATD; this comes from the coding sequence ATGATAAAGCGTCCTATTCATGTATCACATGAATTTTTAAAAGAAGTTTTGGATAAGCAGAGTATTGCTGTTGATGCTACTATGGGAAATGGCTATGACACTGCCTTTTTAGCAAGTCTGTCACAAAGGGTTTATGCTTTTGATGTGCAGCAGCAGGCACTGACCAAGACACAAGAGCGCTTGGAGCAGCAAGGCTTGACTAATGCAGAGCTTATTTTAGCTGGACACGAGCAGGTGGATCAATATGTTAAGGAGCCCATTCGGGCAGCCATTTTTAATCTGGGCTATCTACCCAATGCAGATAAGTCGTTGATCACAAGGCCTGAGACGACCATATTAGCCCTAGCTAAAATACTTGATCGGCTTGAGCTAAGTGGACGGATTGCTATCATGGTGTATTATGGTCATGATGGCGGTAGTAGGGAGAAGGAAGAGCTTTTGGACTATATTGGTCAGCTCAATCAGCGCCAGGTAACAGCAATGCTCTATCAGCCGATCAATCAGATGAATCAGCCGCCATTTTTAATCATGCTGGAAAAAATAGCAGCTACTGATTAA
- the butA gene encoding aminoglycoside 3'-phosphotransferase has protein sequence MKQRLIAGEELSLPPVLKKLLQNSLVYDSSSSAEARVYAIDKGQGYFLKTAAKGRLAKEAALTRYCHSKGLATEVLDYISGDQDWLLTAKVAGEDASHIEYLSDPKRLCRILVDHMLKLHSLSLSDFPVADKTLAYIEAAEAGYHQGRFNQCFLPPQQRFQSQEEAYRRIQELKLLLQHETLIHGDFCLPNMILDRWQFQSMIDWGEAGKSDRHIDLFWLIWSLQFNLKTDRYKDYVLDCYGRRHIDLDILDGIAAFEVFA, from the coding sequence ATGAAACAAAGATTGATAGCAGGAGAGGAGCTGAGCCTACCACCTGTTTTAAAAAAACTGTTACAAAACAGTTTGGTTTATGATAGCAGTAGCTCGGCAGAGGCACGTGTTTATGCTATTGATAAAGGGCAGGGCTATTTTCTAAAAACAGCCGCTAAAGGTAGGCTTGCCAAGGAGGCCGCCCTAACTCGGTATTGTCATAGTAAGGGCTTAGCAACAGAGGTGCTTGATTATATCAGCGGTGATCAGGATTGGCTTTTAACCGCAAAGGTAGCAGGAGAGGACGCCAGTCATATTGAATATTTGTCCGATCCCAAGCGCTTATGTCGTATCTTAGTTGATCATATGCTAAAGCTGCATAGCCTGTCTTTGTCTGATTTTCCTGTAGCTGACAAAACGCTAGCCTATATCGAAGCTGCTGAGGCTGGTTATCACCAAGGGCGGTTCAATCAGTGCTTTTTACCGCCTCAGCAACGGTTTCAGTCCCAGGAGGAGGCTTACAGGCGGATTCAGGAGCTTAAGCTCTTGTTACAGCATGAAACTCTGATTCATGGGGATTTTTGTTTGCCAAATATGATCTTGGATCGGTGGCAATTTCAGTCCATGATTGATTGGGGGGAGGCAGGAAAAAGCGATCGACATATTGATCTTTTTTGGCTGATCTGGTCGCTTCAATTCAATCTAAAAACAGATCGGTATAAAGATTATGTGCTAGATTGTTACGGCCGAAGGCATATTGACTTAGACATACTAGATGGTATCGCGGCATTTGAAGTATTTGCTTAG
- a CDS encoding Fe-S oxidoreductase, translated as MTKRYQTLNEYYRRLFGAKIFKVPIDAGFDCPNRDGTVAHGGCTFCTVSGSGDAIVAPDAPIREQFYKEIDFMHRKWPEVNQYLVYFQNFTNTHDKLEVIRERYEQAINEPGVVGINIGTRPDCLPDETIAYLAELSERMHVTVELGLQTTYEATSQLINRAHSYDLYKETVQRLRQYPNINIVSHLINGLPGETHEMMIENVRRCVTDNDIQGIKLHLLHLMTNTRMQRDYHEGRLQLLSQKDYVSIICDQLEIIPEHIIIHRITGDAPRDMLIGPMWSLNKWEVLNAIDLEMERRNSWQGCKLKG; from the coding sequence ATGACAAAAAGATATCAGACCTTAAATGAGTATTATCGTCGTTTATTTGGTGCTAAAATTTTCAAGGTGCCCATTGATGCTGGCTTTGACTGTCCTAATCGTGATGGGACAGTTGCTCATGGTGGCTGCACCTTTTGTACCGTTTCTGGCTCAGGTGATGCGATTGTGGCGCCTGATGCACCTATCAGGGAACAATTTTACAAAGAAATTGATTTTATGCATCGCAAGTGGCCTGAGGTCAATCAGTATTTGGTTTATTTTCAAAATTTTACCAATACGCATGATAAGCTAGAGGTTATTCGCGAGCGCTATGAGCAAGCAATCAATGAGCCTGGCGTTGTTGGTATCAATATCGGAACAAGGCCTGATTGTTTGCCAGATGAGACGATTGCTTATTTGGCTGAGCTATCAGAGCGCATGCATGTGACAGTGGAGCTTGGGCTGCAAACAACTTATGAAGCCACCTCCCAGCTGATTAATCGGGCGCATTCTTATGACTTGTATAAGGAAACGGTTCAGCGTCTGAGGCAGTACCCTAACATTAACATTGTGTCTCACTTGATTAATGGCTTGCCTGGTGAAACCCATGAGATGATGATCGAAAACGTTAGACGCTGTGTCACAGACAATGATATTCAAGGCATTAAGCTGCATTTGCTGCACCTGATGACCAATACGCGTATGCAAAGAGACTATCATGAGGGACGCTTGCAGCTCTTGAGTCAGAAGGACTATGTATCGATTATCTGTGATCAGCTAGAAATCATACCTGAGCATATCATTATTCATCGCATCACAGGTGATGCGCCTAGGGACATGCTGATTGGTCCCATGTGGAGCCTGAATAAATGGGAGGTTTTGAATGCGATTGACCTAGAAATGGAAAGAAGAAATAGCTGGCAGGGCTGTAAGCTTAAGGGATAA
- the ybjG gene encoding PAP2 superfamily protein: MKHKQQHLLLSSFAMLLFVVLGYIVKFFPEDLTSFDSQLRLALRGHLPEGLTQFFKGITVAGNVSTQAVIVVVAVLALLALSWRAEALFVLSNGVFAALLIWVLKLLYQRPRPSIEHLVHASGYSFPSGHSMGSLLIIGSLLIICHQRLQSASLRWLVDIALLALILLIGLSRIYLGVHYPSDVLAGYALGFGILQLLYPFYDQKRFEWRFQLKQK; the protein is encoded by the coding sequence ATGAAACATAAACAACAACATCTGCTATTGTCTTCCTTTGCTATGCTACTATTTGTGGTGCTTGGCTATATTGTTAAATTTTTTCCCGAAGACCTAACGTCTTTTGATAGTCAGCTTCGGTTAGCCCTAAGAGGTCATCTGCCTGAAGGGCTAACCCAGTTTTTTAAAGGGATCACTGTAGCTGGAAATGTTAGTACACAGGCAGTGATTGTTGTTGTTGCTGTGCTGGCTTTATTGGCCTTGAGCTGGAGAGCTGAGGCCTTATTTGTCCTATCAAATGGTGTTTTTGCGGCCCTTTTGATTTGGGTGCTAAAGCTCTTGTATCAAAGACCAAGACCCAGCATTGAGCATTTGGTGCATGCTTCTGGCTATTCTTTTCCGAGTGGCCATTCGATGGGAAGCCTTTTGATTATTGGAAGTCTGCTGATTATTTGCCATCAAAGATTGCAGTCAGCCTCCTTACGCTGGCTGGTTGATATAGCCCTTTTGGCCTTGATTTTGCTGATAGGCTTGTCACGCATTTATCTGGGAGTGCATTATCCTAGCGATGTGTTGGCTGGCTATGCCTTAGGCTTTGGCATACTTCAGCTGCTTTATCCTTTTTATGATCAAAAGCGCTTTGAATGGCGTTTTCAGCTAAAGCAAAAGTAA
- the ribU gene encoding membrane protein has translation MSKTHQLVMVAILSAISFCLMFVGFSIIPGASFLKIDFSIIPILLGLVLMDLKQANLILAVRTLLRLALNNHGVNDLIGIPMNVIAVALFITAFALIWHRQKGLVTYVLASLVGTGLLTLGMVVMNYVFAIPLYAKFAGFDIKAFIGTARYIFTMVIPFNLLEGLIFAIVFYFVYIAGKPILERYPNSYHET, from the coding sequence ATGTCAAAAACACATCAACTGGTGATGGTTGCCATTCTTTCAGCCATATCCTTTTGCCTGATGTTTGTGGGGTTTTCCATTATTCCAGGAGCCAGCTTTTTAAAGATTGATTTTAGTATCATTCCGATTTTGTTAGGCTTGGTCTTGATGGATCTAAAGCAAGCTAACTTGATTTTAGCGGTGAGGACCTTGCTTAGACTAGCCTTAAACAATCATGGCGTTAATGATTTGATTGGTATACCGATGAATGTTATAGCAGTTGCGCTTTTTATCACTGCCTTTGCCTTGATTTGGCATCGTCAGAAAGGGCTGGTCACCTATGTACTAGCTAGTCTTGTGGGGACAGGGCTGTTAACGCTTGGTATGGTTGTCATGAACTATGTCTTTGCTATTCCCTTATATGCCAAGTTTGCTGGCTTTGATATTAAAGCTTTTATTGGTACTGCTCGCTACATATTTACAATGGTCATTCCTTTCAACCTTTTGGAGGGGCTAATATTTGCAATTGTCTTTTATTTCGTGTATATTGCAGGTAAACCAATTTTAGAGAGATATCCGAATTCATATCATGAAACATAA